One genomic segment of Mustelus asterias chromosome 26, sMusAst1.hap1.1, whole genome shotgun sequence includes these proteins:
- the LOC144479561 gene encoding acidic leucine-rich nuclear phosphoprotein 32 family member D-like, with protein sequence MDMKKRINLELRNRTPADVKELVLDNCRSNDGKIEGLSAAFESLEFLSMINVMLTSVSNLPKLNKLRKLELSDNRISGGLEVLAERTPSLTHLNLSGNKIKDINTLEPLKKLLNLRSLDLFNCEVTNLNDYRDSMFKLLPQLTYLDGYDQDDQEAPDSDVEGDGDCLDDEDEEDDDEENEDVEEEEDDDDEEGEFDVLDEEDEDELDGEDDDDDDEDSADEDDDEDEEAEDGDEECKEIVQGQKRKRTQEDEEEEDTEDDE encoded by the exons ATGGACATGAAGAAGAGGATCAACCTGGAGCTGAGGAACAGGACTCCGGCCGAT GTTAAGGAGCTGGTTTTGGATAACTGCAGGTCAAATGATGGCAAGATTGAGGGACTGTCTGCAGCATTTGAGAGCTTAGAGTTTCTCAGTATGATCAACGTAATGCTGACATCCGTGTCAAATCTCCCAAAGTTAAATAAACTAAGAAAG CTTGAACTAAGTGATAACAGGATATCTGGAGGTCTCGAAGTTCTGGCAGAAAGGACCCCGAGCCTCACACACTTAAACCTCAGTGGAAACAAAATCAAGGACATCAACACTCTGGAGCCTTTG AAGAAACTTCTGAATCTGAGGAGTCTTGACTTATTTAACTGTGAAGTGACTAACTTAAATGACTACAGAGATAGCATGTTCAAGCTGCTCCCCCAGCTCACGTACCTTGATGGATACGACCAGGATGACCAGGAGGCACCAGACTCGGATGTGGAAGGAGATGGCGACTGTCTAGACGATGAAGATGAGGAAGATGATGATGAGGAAAATGAGGATG ttgaagaggaggaggatgatgatgatgaagaagGAGAGTTTGATgtattggatgaggaggatgaaGATGAACTTGACGGAGAAGATGATGATGACGATGATGAAGACAGTGCAGATGAAGAT gatgatgaggatgaagaagctgaagatggtgacgaggaatgcaaag AAATTGTCCAGGGGCAGAAACGAAAGAGGACCCAAGAGGATGAGGAGGAAGAGGATACTGAAGATGATGAATGA